The following proteins are encoded in a genomic region of Myxococcaceae bacterium:
- a CDS encoding DUF1566 domain-containing protein, translating to MNLVFASIFLISVWPQNLLAWNLFGHRLAWLQDTYSEAARIGRQIRDSVREVKPLSLGSAWAPLIRLGDNYIAQMTQRSQRIKELRQEIHKLRQVGKAVESSEAEEELLRLIELDALPEKSQNPEGGQLGLGLSDLVPGELSPVSGLKVSVPRCHRIPGASGASAQPEPLPAGVRNDLPDSGIPLGISKRVFKNKTLVQNAAYAKAEALPTDPEWRFIWRCFYHDKPTQWGLSRVYCIHDRNQMGVFEASIVRFEKDATTQPTLGMEPREDQHAFPIERWKQVVASFQNMPFLPRFWLKLRVEHPTMAHPSQVSVFVEDLIPVLMLVLQHADVNADQKLRNVLNWHLERLLRQAHDDDLEEDQLEIYGQLAQLFNAQGEVDQSVRLALTGASSVQEVVHAQASQAVAPVSVSTQSVLPRNIVRTQSMRADPLRRASNWYKGPRDAKEVPVLEWESRRSKGMNFIEAQAYVASRSSEGWRLPTIWELEALYQQRDVLGEDLLQGLHWSSTAISCEPGGSWNVNLDFGFVSSSDFGHTGCVRFVRCKRDFLTFHFESAEKVRSCDRFLPSP from the coding sequence ATGAATTTAGTTTTCGCTTCTATTTTCTTGATTTCTGTCTGGCCTCAAAATTTATTGGCTTGGAACTTATTTGGGCATCGCTTAGCTTGGTTGCAGGATACTTACTCGGAGGCCGCTCGGATCGGTCGACAGATCCGAGACAGCGTTCGAGAGGTGAAGCCCCTTTCGCTGGGTTCGGCTTGGGCCCCATTGATTCGCCTTGGGGACAACTACATCGCACAAATGACCCAACGGTCTCAGCGTATCAAAGAACTGCGGCAAGAAATCCACAAGCTGCGTCAGGTCGGAAAAGCTGTGGAATCATCGGAGGCCGAAGAAGAGCTTTTGCGACTGATTGAGCTCGATGCTTTGCCTGAGAAGTCCCAAAATCCAGAAGGTGGGCAGCTTGGATTGGGGCTATCGGATCTAGTACCGGGTGAACTATCGCCGGTGTCTGGGTTGAAGGTTTCAGTACCCCGATGCCATCGGATTCCTGGGGCGAGCGGCGCCTCGGCTCAACCAGAGCCGCTGCCGGCAGGCGTGCGTAACGACTTACCCGATTCTGGGATTCCTTTGGGAATTAGCAAGCGCGTTTTTAAGAACAAGACGCTTGTTCAAAACGCTGCCTACGCCAAAGCGGAAGCGCTGCCAACCGATCCAGAATGGCGTTTTATTTGGCGCTGCTTCTACCATGACAAACCAACTCAGTGGGGCCTTTCTCGAGTTTATTGTATTCATGATCGAAACCAAATGGGCGTTTTTGAAGCGAGCATCGTTCGGTTTGAGAAAGATGCTACGACTCAACCAACTTTGGGTATGGAGCCTCGAGAGGATCAACACGCTTTCCCGATCGAGCGCTGGAAACAAGTCGTTGCATCCTTTCAAAATATGCCGTTTTTGCCTCGTTTTTGGCTGAAACTGCGAGTCGAACATCCTACAATGGCGCACCCAAGCCAAGTGTCGGTCTTTGTAGAGGATTTGATTCCGGTTTTGATGCTTGTGTTGCAGCACGCGGATGTGAATGCAGATCAGAAACTTCGCAATGTGTTAAATTGGCATCTTGAGCGGCTCTTACGGCAAGCGCACGATGATGACTTGGAAGAAGATCAATTGGAGATATATGGGCAGCTGGCACAGCTGTTCAATGCGCAAGGGGAGGTGGATCAATCCGTGCGTCTCGCATTGACAGGAGCTTCAAGTGTGCAGGAAGTCGTTCACGCTCAAGCTTCGCAGGCAGTCGCTCCCGTCTCTGTTTCCACTCAAAGTGTATTGCCGCGGAATATCGTTCGTACGCAGTCGATGCGAGCGGATCCGCTCAGGCGAGCTAGCAATTGGTATAAAGGCCCGCGCGATGCTAAAGAAGTACCTGTTTTAGAGTGGGAATCCAGACGTTCTAAAGGAATGAATTTTATAGAGGCACAGGCTTACGTAGCGAGTCGTTCGTCGGAAGGATGGCGATTGCCAACGATTTGGGAATTAGAAGCGCTGTATCAGCAACGTGATGTCTTAGGAGAGGATCTTTTGCAAGGGCTGCATTGGTCTAGTACGGCAATTTCGTGCGAGCCAGGTGGCTCGTGGAACGTCAATCTCGATTTTGGCTTCGTCAGCTCAAGTGATTTCGGTCATACAGGTTGTGTCCGGTTTGTGCGCTGCAAACGAGATTTTCTTACTTTTCATTTTGAATCCGCTGAAAAAGTTCGCTCCTGTGACCGATTTTTACCATCGCCATAA
- a CDS encoding metallophosphoesterase produces the protein MVRVWGISDLHLSFSTNKPMDVFGHHWRGHADQMAKAWDALVSPEDIVLCPGDLSWAMRLEEAKADLEWIGARPGQKILGRGNHDYWWSSISKVRASLPSGCVALQNDCVDLGFTVVAGSRCWAAPGGLDYSAQDQKIYERECIRLHLSLEAAQKIAKGRPLIAAIHYPPFAANHGPTGFSELLEKYAVRLCVYGHLHGERSHRTAVQGEVRGVEYRLLACDFLKFSPALLVADTDALGLNLA, from the coding sequence ATGGTGCGAGTCTGGGGTATTAGCGACCTACATCTTTCTTTTTCAACGAATAAACCGATGGATGTGTTTGGCCATCATTGGCGAGGTCATGCCGATCAGATGGCCAAGGCCTGGGATGCTCTCGTTTCCCCAGAAGACATTGTCCTGTGCCCAGGAGATCTTTCGTGGGCGATGCGCTTAGAGGAAGCGAAAGCCGATTTAGAGTGGATTGGAGCTCGGCCAGGCCAAAAAATATTAGGTCGCGGAAATCACGACTATTGGTGGAGCAGCATCAGCAAAGTGCGAGCGAGTTTGCCCAGTGGCTGTGTTGCCCTTCAGAACGACTGTGTTGATCTAGGGTTTACTGTGGTGGCGGGCAGTCGGTGCTGGGCTGCTCCAGGAGGGCTTGATTACTCTGCTCAGGATCAAAAAATTTACGAACGAGAATGCATTCGGCTTCATTTATCTCTGGAAGCAGCTCAAAAAATCGCGAAGGGTCGCCCTTTGATTGCTGCAATCCATTACCCGCCTTTTGCTGCGAATCATGGTCCAACCGGATTTTCCGAGCTGCTTGAAAAATACGCTGTGCGTTTGTGTGTCTATGGTCACTTGCATGGTGAACGATCGCATCGAACCGCAGTCCAGGGAGAGGTTCGAGGCGTGGAATATCGTTTATTGGCCTGTGATTTTCTCAAATTTTCGCCTGCTTTATTGGTCGCAGATACCGACGCCTTGGGCTTGAACCTGGCGTGA
- a CDS encoding ADP-ribosylglycohydrolase family protein, producing MIASNLKSLEGLVWGVARGDSRNRMHRFRNPPHYLHSATGTWFLATYQALFSHCDLSLKLDLLASPRYGLALRGSLPSLGTTLMEVFNHHPTLKLVADILPAMMPLSFSLKKEKELASQVVEMVHVTHRHPRVIASVALLVGAMKAFLEDSTASLETQLLQGEALAEQVLHLLFEKREADTPQTILGARQALQYYVALAKGADDYSSLQVPIGFDGRDSPEQLVVYCLKAVQESEDIEELVRQNLDHSGTNDIIVPMLWGLFGFRNGLGSFAKDWHQGLLGKEVWLRHLHALAQRDCYFPCLAEVEIRLAEEEQLALKCLEHLPIAVRARNQLALF from the coding sequence ATGATTGCTTCGAATCTGAAATCTTTGGAAGGCTTGGTATGGGGAGTTGCACGAGGAGACTCGAGAAACCGAATGCACCGATTTCGAAATCCTCCTCATTATCTTCATTCCGCGACAGGAACTTGGTTTTTAGCCACGTATCAAGCTCTTTTTAGTCATTGCGATCTCTCACTCAAGCTCGATTTGCTTGCTTCCCCCAGATACGGTTTAGCACTGCGTGGGAGCCTTCCTTCTTTAGGAACAACGTTGATGGAGGTCTTTAATCACCATCCAACCCTCAAGCTCGTTGCTGATATTTTGCCGGCGATGATGCCCTTGAGCTTTAGTCTTAAGAAAGAGAAAGAGCTTGCCAGTCAAGTGGTTGAGATGGTGCATGTGACGCATCGACATCCTCGCGTTATTGCATCGGTTGCCTTGTTGGTAGGGGCTATGAAAGCCTTTTTAGAAGATTCTACGGCGTCCCTTGAAACCCAGTTGTTGCAAGGCGAAGCATTGGCTGAGCAGGTGTTGCATCTGCTTTTTGAAAAACGTGAAGCGGACACGCCTCAAACAATCTTAGGGGCTCGACAAGCTCTGCAATATTACGTTGCCTTGGCGAAAGGGGCAGACGATTATTCGAGTCTTCAAGTTCCGATCGGTTTTGATGGACGCGATTCGCCCGAGCAGCTCGTTGTTTATTGCCTCAAAGCGGTTCAGGAGTCCGAAGATATCGAAGAGCTGGTTCGACAGAATCTGGATCATAGCGGGACCAACGATATTATCGTTCCCATGCTTTGGGGCTTGTTCGGTTTTCGAAACGGTTTGGGATCCTTCGCAAAAGATTGGCATCAAGGGCTTTTAGGAAAAGAAGTCTGGTTGCGCCATTTGCATGCCTTGGCTCAGCGCGATTGTTACTTTCCTTGCCTGGCAGAAGTCGAAATTCGCCTGGCCGAAGAAGAGCAACTCGCCCTTAAGTGTCTGGAGCATTTACCGATTGCGGTTCGTGCTCGGAATCAATTAGCGCTTTTCTAG
- a CDS encoding UDP-N-acetylmuramate dehydrogenase — MKIYLIGVAGTAMGAFAGLLKAAGHEVEGSDSGVYPPMDAKLQEWGIPVKTPYQAANLSMDLDWVVVGNAISQSHPEVQALQSLGLAYASFPQTLSNLFLQDRQSIVATGTHGKTTISALLAHTLVHAGFDPSFLIGGIPKNFNESFRLGQGAHFVVEGDEYDTAYFDKGPKFLHYRPKYLLCSSLEHDHADIYANVDQIVERFAQVLSLVPEEGVVVLNTLYPELQRALEKATLKAKLIPYAEPQDCWENEEGLRFTVDGQAIRIPLSGRHNAQNALGCYRILQAVGLSHDQIRDGFEAFQGVKRRMEVVGQFGGVTVIDDFAHHPTAVQLTLEGARKRFKNQSIWALFEPRSASSCRRVFQDAYAQSFDSADRVLLAPPGRSLEPELSLDVAKLATQIGSKAEAFDSVDALIRAVREGVLPNTVLLCMSNGPFEGIHQRLLETIQSKF, encoded by the coding sequence ATGAAAATCTATCTCATAGGAGTGGCTGGAACCGCTATGGGTGCTTTTGCAGGTCTTTTAAAAGCAGCCGGGCATGAAGTCGAAGGATCGGATTCGGGAGTGTATCCGCCCATGGACGCCAAGCTTCAAGAGTGGGGGATTCCTGTCAAAACACCGTACCAGGCTGCGAACCTATCCATGGACTTGGATTGGGTGGTCGTTGGCAACGCCATCAGCCAATCTCACCCTGAAGTCCAGGCTCTGCAAAGCCTGGGACTTGCGTACGCTTCATTTCCGCAAACTTTATCCAATTTGTTTTTACAAGATCGTCAATCGATTGTTGCAACAGGAACGCATGGCAAAACCACCATTAGCGCTCTTTTGGCGCACACGCTCGTACACGCTGGTTTCGATCCGAGCTTTTTGATCGGAGGAATCCCTAAAAATTTTAACGAAAGCTTTCGCTTAGGGCAAGGCGCTCACTTTGTGGTGGAAGGCGATGAATACGATACGGCCTACTTTGATAAAGGGCCTAAATTTCTGCACTATCGGCCCAAATACTTGCTGTGTAGTTCATTGGAGCATGACCACGCGGATATCTACGCCAACGTGGATCAGATTGTTGAACGTTTTGCTCAGGTTCTGTCTCTAGTCCCAGAAGAAGGAGTGGTGGTATTGAATACGCTTTACCCTGAACTTCAACGAGCCTTGGAAAAGGCGACTCTGAAAGCGAAACTGATCCCTTACGCAGAGCCTCAGGATTGTTGGGAGAATGAAGAAGGTTTGAGATTTACGGTGGATGGGCAAGCCATCCGGATTCCGTTGTCCGGCAGACACAACGCGCAGAATGCGCTGGGTTGCTATCGCATTTTGCAAGCCGTGGGATTAAGCCATGATCAAATTCGAGATGGATTTGAAGCGTTTCAAGGAGTCAAGCGGCGCATGGAGGTGGTGGGTCAATTCGGCGGCGTTACGGTCATTGACGACTTTGCTCACCATCCCACGGCAGTTCAGCTTACTTTAGAAGGAGCTCGAAAGCGTTTTAAAAATCAATCCATTTGGGCCTTGTTTGAACCACGCTCTGCAAGCAGTTGTCGACGTGTTTTTCAAGATGCCTATGCGCAGAGCTTCGATTCGGCTGATCGCGTGCTTTTAGCGCCTCCTGGGCGCTCGTTAGAGCCCGAACTGAGTTTGGATGTAGCGAAGCTTGCCACACAGATTGGTTCTAAGGCAGAAGCTTTTGACTCTGTGGATGCTCTGATCAGGGCAGTGCGGGAGGGTGTGCTCCCGAATACGGTTTTGTTATGCATGTCGAATGGGCCTTTTGAGGGTATTCATCAGCGGCTTCTTGAGACGATTCAGTCGAAATTCTAA
- a CDS encoding thioredoxin family protein produces the protein MLLSSFIAGFLSCLTPCVYPLIPMTLSVIGVRRNDSHWNGFLLTSTYVSGMVLLYCTLGILFASVGWLAGSLLQSPWINLALASFLLAMAANLFGLYSWALPPAWHERLDRLGPKSGYLHAFTMGLFAGLIAAPCTGPILALILTSIASKHHLAQAIYDMIAYSLGMGFPFLILGTFSSAIRYLPKSGHWMNRIKFALGALLIFASLGYGFRAYKGFSSRSLQAFEQVEAEIRLARSQNKKIILDFWAEWCTLCQELDEKTLKNPEVQKVLENFALIRIDVSHETPKSLGLQEAYKVVGLPTLVFLDSGRKVSGFVEPKTFLKLLRRSLRH, from the coding sequence ATGCTGCTCTCTAGTTTTATCGCGGGTTTTTTGAGTTGCCTGACTCCCTGCGTCTATCCTCTAATCCCAATGACGCTGAGCGTGATCGGAGTTCGACGCAATGACTCTCATTGGAACGGCTTTCTACTCACAAGCACCTATGTCTCAGGAATGGTCCTGCTCTACTGCACATTGGGAATTTTATTCGCCTCTGTGGGTTGGCTAGCGGGATCCCTCTTGCAAAGTCCCTGGATCAACTTAGCTCTGGCTTCCTTTTTGTTGGCCATGGCGGCCAACTTGTTTGGCCTCTATTCTTGGGCTTTGCCTCCTGCATGGCATGAACGCTTGGATCGCTTAGGCCCGAAGTCTGGCTATCTTCATGCCTTCACAATGGGCCTCTTTGCCGGGTTGATTGCAGCCCCTTGCACAGGACCTATTCTGGCTTTGATTCTTACCAGCATTGCGAGCAAGCATCACTTAGCTCAAGCCATTTACGATATGATCGCGTATTCCCTGGGCATGGGCTTTCCCTTTCTCATACTCGGCACTTTCTCTTCGGCTATTCGCTATCTGCCCAAGAGCGGACACTGGATGAACCGCATTAAATTTGCACTCGGCGCTTTGTTGATTTTTGCGAGCCTGGGATACGGGTTTCGAGCCTACAAAGGATTCTCTTCGCGCTCTCTTCAGGCTTTTGAACAGGTCGAAGCGGAAATACGTCTTGCGCGAAGCCAAAATAAGAAAATCATCCTCGATTTTTGGGCAGAATGGTGCACTTTATGCCAAGAGCTTGATGAAAAAACTCTGAAAAACCCAGAGGTTCAAAAAGTTCTTGAGAATTTTGCTCTGATCCGAATCGACGTGAGCCACGAGACGCCTAAAAGCCTTGGGCTTCAAGAAGCGTACAAGGTCGTAGGTCTCCCGACCTTGGTTTTTTTGGATTCTGGAAGAAAGGTCAGCGGATTTGTAGAACCCAAAACTTTCTTAAAACTGCTCCGACGTAGCTTAAGGCACTAG
- a CDS encoding PBP1A family penicillin-binding protein, whose translation MKSKKLKKILLVLGMGFAFVLGASVAVIEAILNGLPRLDQVEDYQPYQVSRLYDVNHQLIGEFYVEKRTLIAIKSLPPLVRNAFLAAEDADFYRHQGIDYFGIARAILNEVKYQFVGGQRLGGSTITQQTAKTMLLGRQRTYTRKIKEFIMAKRIEDALTKDEILNLYLNQIYFGNGAYGLEEAAMTYYGVSAKNLTLCQAASLASVPKSPNKINPIKDPERVRQRRDYVLDQMVSHKFITEAVAHKARAEPIVVHPKTHPYLNSAPYFAEEVRQFMIEKFGEEALYKQGFQIHSGIQGSIQIAANEALRWGLRVIDKRHGYRGPIARFPSEDAKQAVERIEKVRHLRVDTIVMGVVENVSAATQRASVLVANGKKGFLPLSKVLWARPYNPNGYTLPPKEISALFKVGDIIWVRVDSIKESGIELSLEQRPIVEGALVAIHPQSHRIVAMVGGYDFAASNYNRATQARRQPGSSFKPFVYTAALEDGLVTPATLINDAPKVYGSWKPKNADGKFRGKITLRQCLISSVNMCSIDLLERTGVSSVLDLAERAGEITENNSMPKDLTLALGSGEVTPLLHVNAFTLYPNAGLLAKPVLVDKIFDQRGNLLFQARVEESEVVKPATAYVMTNMMRGMMAGAGRRITGLTDALAGKTGTTNEYRSAWFLGFSQDLTAGVYVGFDDNRSLGVAEYGARTALPIWGRFMGNALKVMPAREFIQPEGIVWRLIDQQTGELAKSNQTYDPEALASVRDESESLSDDPIQHKSAILEAFIAGTEPGAVLTTD comes from the coding sequence GTGAAAAGTAAGAAATTAAAAAAAATTTTACTCGTTTTGGGAATGGGTTTCGCGTTCGTTTTAGGGGCATCGGTTGCGGTCATCGAAGCGATATTGAACGGTTTACCGAGGTTGGATCAAGTAGAAGATTATCAGCCTTACCAGGTAAGCCGCCTGTACGATGTCAATCATCAACTGATCGGGGAGTTCTACGTTGAAAAACGGACGCTCATCGCGATTAAATCTCTTCCTCCATTGGTTCGAAACGCGTTTCTAGCGGCTGAAGATGCCGATTTTTACCGACATCAAGGCATCGATTATTTTGGTATAGCCAGAGCGATTTTAAACGAAGTGAAATACCAGTTTGTTGGTGGGCAACGTTTAGGGGGGAGTACCATCACGCAGCAAACCGCCAAGACCATGCTTTTGGGACGCCAGAGAACTTACACGCGTAAAATCAAAGAGTTCATTATGGCCAAGCGCATTGAAGACGCTTTAACGAAAGATGAGATTTTGAATCTCTACTTAAACCAAATCTATTTTGGAAATGGAGCTTATGGACTGGAAGAAGCAGCCATGACCTATTATGGCGTATCTGCTAAAAATCTGACCTTGTGCCAGGCGGCGTCGCTGGCTTCGGTTCCCAAAAGCCCCAATAAAATTAATCCGATCAAAGATCCTGAACGCGTTCGTCAGCGTCGAGATTATGTGCTGGATCAGATGGTGAGTCACAAATTCATCACGGAAGCCGTTGCGCATAAAGCACGAGCGGAACCGATTGTGGTGCATCCAAAAACGCACCCTTACCTCAATAGCGCTCCTTATTTTGCGGAAGAAGTGCGGCAGTTTATGATCGAAAAATTTGGCGAAGAGGCTCTTTATAAACAGGGTTTTCAGATTCATTCTGGGATCCAGGGAAGCATTCAAATAGCGGCGAATGAAGCTTTGCGATGGGGGCTTCGCGTGATTGACAAGCGCCATGGATACCGAGGGCCAATTGCTAGATTTCCTTCTGAGGATGCTAAGCAAGCAGTCGAGAGAATTGAAAAAGTTCGCCATCTCCGAGTAGATACCATCGTCATGGGAGTGGTTGAGAACGTTTCTGCTGCGACTCAGCGGGCGAGCGTTTTAGTCGCCAATGGAAAAAAGGGATTCCTTCCCCTTTCGAAAGTCCTCTGGGCGAGGCCATACAATCCCAATGGATACACACTGCCTCCCAAAGAAATTTCGGCCCTGTTTAAAGTAGGCGATATTATCTGGGTTCGTGTTGATTCGATAAAGGAATCCGGGATTGAGCTTTCTCTGGAGCAACGTCCGATTGTAGAAGGAGCTCTGGTTGCGATTCACCCGCAAAGTCATCGCATTGTTGCGATGGTCGGTGGTTATGATTTTGCAGCTTCCAATTACAATCGTGCAACGCAAGCCAGACGCCAACCCGGCTCTTCGTTTAAACCTTTTGTTTATACAGCTGCTTTGGAAGACGGTCTGGTCACTCCAGCTACCTTAATCAACGATGCACCCAAAGTTTATGGATCCTGGAAACCCAAAAATGCAGATGGCAAATTTCGAGGAAAGATCACATTAAGACAATGTCTGATTTCTTCGGTGAATATGTGCAGCATTGATTTGCTGGAGCGAACGGGTGTTTCTTCCGTCCTGGATTTGGCAGAACGGGCCGGGGAGATAACGGAAAATAATTCGATGCCAAAGGATTTGACATTGGCCTTGGGTTCCGGAGAAGTCACTCCACTTTTACACGTCAATGCTTTTACGCTGTATCCGAATGCGGGATTGTTAGCGAAGCCGGTTCTTGTGGATAAGATATTCGATCAACGCGGGAATTTGCTTTTTCAAGCTCGGGTAGAAGAATCGGAAGTCGTCAAACCAGCCACCGCCTACGTGATGACCAATATGATGCGTGGAATGATGGCAGGAGCCGGGCGGCGAATCACGGGTTTGACGGATGCTTTGGCCGGAAAAACAGGCACCACCAATGAATACCGGAGTGCCTGGTTCTTAGGTTTTTCGCAGGATTTAACGGCAGGCGTCTATGTGGGTTTTGATGACAATCGCTCCTTGGGAGTTGCGGAATATGGGGCTCGGACAGCCTTGCCTATCTGGGGGCGGTTTATGGGAAATGCCTTGAAAGTCATGCCAGCTCGCGAGTTTATTCAGCCTGAAGGAATTGTTTGGCGTCTGATTGACCAACAGACTGGAGAATTGGCCAAATCGAATCAAACCTACGATCCAGAAGCTCTTGCAAGCGTTCGAGATGAAAGCGAATCTCTATCCGATGACCCCATCCAGCACAAGTCTGCTATCCTAGAAGCCTTCATAGCAGGCACAGAGCCGGGAGCTGTTCTCACAACGGACTAG
- a CDS encoding ATP-binding protein — protein sequence MIYPNRSKLIVLTGGPGAGKTTVLEMVKHMFTERVIVLHEAASMIYNGGFMRRSTPSAVRCAQRAIYHIQREQERIVEEEGFARVGLCDRGTLDGLAYWPGEPDDFFKSLGTTKEAELARYEMVIHMRTPSLDLGYNNDNPARTEAPEHAAELDQRMIEVWDGHPNHFIVDSRQDFLHKAEEVVEIVSRLL from the coding sequence ATGATTTATCCCAATCGCTCAAAATTAATTGTACTAACCGGTGGACCGGGGGCAGGCAAAACAACGGTCTTGGAAATGGTAAAGCACATGTTTACTGAGCGGGTGATTGTTCTTCATGAGGCTGCTAGCATGATCTACAACGGTGGCTTTATGCGTCGTTCCACACCCAGCGCGGTTCGATGTGCCCAGAGAGCCATCTATCATATTCAGCGAGAGCAAGAACGCATCGTTGAAGAGGAGGGATTCGCTCGGGTCGGCCTCTGCGATCGAGGAACTCTGGATGGACTTGCTTATTGGCCAGGAGAGCCCGATGATTTCTTTAAAAGCCTGGGAACAACGAAAGAAGCTGAGCTCGCTCGTTATGAGATGGTCATCCACATGAGAACGCCTAGCTTGGATTTAGGCTACAACAACGATAATCCCGCTCGAACCGAAGCTCCAGAACATGCAGCCGAGCTTGATCAACGTATGATAGAAGTTTGGGATGGGCATCCCAATCATTTTATTGTCGACAGTCGACAGGATTTTCTTCATAAGGCCGAAGAAGTCGTTGAGATTGTTTCCAGACTTCTTTGA
- a CDS encoding TldD/PmbA family protein translates to MLHFLKPDVDFWSVRKVTRHSETLTVRQGVLEPPYQGWDEGVYVCVLNRGGAGYACVPDSSQAGLRSAFERAKSWAEVAASQGLFRPDCMTQSAELGIYQTPIRKPWHQASLSDRIDLLLQASQKLKHDARVIDWMTQFSYVRSTQRFESSLGAQIVQEFDYFDPALSATAHHNSKTQTRTLAGHGVARQAGLELLEELDWLHSANRVAEEALELVMAENCPTGVLDLLLAPDQMMLQTHESIGHPLELDRILGDERNYAGTSFVTQEMFGSFHYGSKLLNVTFDPSQSGECASYAFDDEGSKAEKIYLIEEGVLKRPLGSALSGARTGLASVANSRACNWNRPPIDRMANLNLEPGSSSLESMIQSVEKGVYMKSNLSWSIDDSRNKFQFGCEWAQLIENGRLTRVVRNPNYRGISSSFWQNLAMVGDQQTRGMYGTPTCGKGEPNQAIRVGHASPACLFSGIDVFGGQE, encoded by the coding sequence ATGCTCCACTTTCTCAAGCCCGATGTTGATTTTTGGTCTGTTCGAAAAGTGACCCGTCATTCGGAAACGTTGACGGTGCGCCAGGGTGTTTTAGAACCGCCTTATCAAGGATGGGACGAAGGTGTTTACGTATGCGTGCTAAACCGAGGAGGCGCCGGTTACGCGTGTGTGCCAGATAGCAGCCAAGCGGGGCTTCGAAGTGCTTTTGAGCGTGCCAAATCTTGGGCTGAAGTTGCAGCTTCTCAGGGTCTTTTTAGACCCGATTGCATGACCCAATCCGCGGAGCTGGGCATCTATCAAACACCGATTCGAAAGCCTTGGCATCAAGCGAGTTTATCGGATCGCATCGATCTTTTGCTTCAGGCATCTCAGAAATTGAAACACGATGCTCGTGTGATCGACTGGATGACCCAGTTTTCTTACGTTCGTTCGACGCAGCGGTTCGAAAGTTCTTTGGGAGCCCAAATTGTGCAAGAGTTTGATTATTTTGACCCGGCCTTAAGTGCCACTGCGCATCACAATTCAAAAACTCAGACCCGAACTTTAGCGGGGCATGGTGTTGCCAGGCAGGCTGGTTTAGAGCTTTTAGAGGAATTGGATTGGCTGCATTCTGCCAATCGTGTGGCGGAAGAAGCTTTGGAATTGGTGATGGCTGAAAATTGTCCGACCGGCGTTCTGGATTTGCTCCTCGCTCCGGATCAAATGATGCTTCAAACTCATGAGTCCATCGGTCATCCTCTGGAACTCGATCGCATCCTGGGAGATGAGCGCAATTACGCGGGGACCAGCTTTGTGACTCAAGAGATGTTTGGCAGCTTTCACTATGGTTCTAAACTGCTGAATGTTACTTTTGATCCGAGTCAATCGGGTGAATGTGCAAGCTATGCCTTTGATGATGAAGGATCGAAGGCTGAAAAAATTTACTTAATCGAAGAAGGGGTTCTCAAACGCCCACTGGGTAGTGCGTTGTCTGGAGCTCGTACGGGTCTAGCCAGTGTTGCGAATTCAAGAGCTTGCAATTGGAATCGGCCACCGATTGATCGAATGGCCAATCTCAACTTAGAACCCGGAAGCAGCTCTTTGGAAAGCATGATTCAATCCGTGGAAAAAGGGGTGTACATGAAGTCCAATCTGTCCTGGTCGATTGATGATTCTCGCAATAAATTTCAATTTGGCTGCGAGTGGGCTCAGCTCATCGAAAACGGACGTTTAACTCGAGTGGTTCGAAACCCTAATTACCGTGGGATTTCCAGTTCTTTTTGGCAGAATTTAGCGATGGTGGGAGATCAACAAACGCGCGGTATGTATGGAACTCCTACGTGTGGAAAGGGTGAGCCCAATCAAGCTATTCGTGTGGGTCATGCCTCTCCGGCTTGCTTGTTTTCGGGTATCGACGTGTTCGGGGGCCAAGAATGA
- a CDS encoding DoxX family protein, whose translation METLNDLGKLALRFGFGLPMAFGHGFTKLFSFTEQSHSFPDPYGIGPVLSMGLVIFAELVCSLLVVFGAFTRLAAIPLLFTMGTAVWKVHFGQAFNTFELPFIYAIGFLAIALLGAGSYSFDRLILEKR comes from the coding sequence ATGGAGACACTTAACGATCTTGGAAAGTTGGCCCTTCGCTTTGGTTTCGGATTGCCCATGGCTTTTGGGCACGGTTTCACTAAACTGTTTAGTTTTACAGAGCAATCTCATTCTTTCCCCGATCCCTACGGAATCGGGCCAGTTCTCAGCATGGGCTTAGTCATTTTTGCAGAGTTAGTCTGCTCTTTGCTCGTGGTTTTTGGCGCTTTTACTCGCCTGGCAGCCATACCGCTTCTCTTTACGATGGGGACCGCTGTCTGGAAAGTTCACTTCGGTCAAGCCTTTAATACTTTTGAACTGCCTTTCATTTACGCAATCGGATTTCTTGCGATTGCTCTTCTCGGCGCAGGTTCTTACTCCTTTGACCGTCTTATTCTAGAAAAGCGCTAA